Sequence from the Asterias amurensis chromosome 14, ASM3211899v1 genome:
GCACTCCGCACATGTTTTGCTGGTTGGTAGCTTTCAGGagactttaaaaaagaaatgcttCTTTATTTTACTGTGATGTTGTTTTACTACCGTGTTTTACCTgttgaaacaaaaactttatGAAATCTGCCTTATCCAATtgaattgtttttgtaaagTCAAGGTATCTAtaaaggttaaaggaacacgttgccttggatcggacgagttggtctttgaaaagcctttgtaaccgtttgttataaaatgcatatacatgtaattagaaagacattttaaaagtataatataatgatccacacaagtatcactcgaaattactTGGATTTCCTTTTaactcgtcgacaaacacggtcgccatttatgggagtcaactttttgactcccataaatggcctaccgtgttagttcgcaaagtaaaaggaaaaccacgcaacttcgaggcaaatttgtgtcgatcattgtattctactttcaaattatctttctacccatatgcattttataacaaatggttgtaaacgctttcaaagaccaactcttccaatccaaggcaacgcgttcctttaatAATGAGAGAGACCATGCAAACAGAACATGGgattcagaagaaaaaatactTCATGGCACCATATGATTTGTATCAACTTTTGTATGAAAAAGGGGAAATATCTCTCGGTAAACTTATTCAGTTGGAACTTTTTataattctttattttatttagtaacAACAGTTGACACTATTTCAGTttaccagtgtagtatcttgcctgccagaaaatgcATGGGAATGCAGATGCACAAGGTTTGTCAACAATGTGACTGACATGGTAGTTACCTTGGCATGTAGTTGTTGATAACAGTTTCAGGTTAGACAATTTGGTTTGAGTTCATGGACTATAGAATTAATCTGAATGCAAGGGCATGTGTAGAACTTCATATTTAGCTTATAAAGTctatataaatattttgagtggcTTAAAGGCCAAGCCTATAGGCAACAGAGAATTTGGTTTAATTACAGGTTGATCAGGAAATCCAGAACAATTtagtgataattttgttttctttgagaAAGTTCCtgacatttaaaaagaaaaactggCCCTTGTGTACAAAAAATAATTGATGCCAAAATATTTCGCCTTAGAGGGTGCCTTGATTTTGTCGttctgttaaaacaaaatgattgaaAAAGTACTATTTATATTTTCACATCTTAATTGCAATTTAGAATGATTTAATTAAtatatttaaagaaaataaacttGCTTTAGAAGCACTGTTTCGTTGTAAATATTGACAAATTTGTGTTGCCTTttcatttgtttcttttcaattaTCACAGCATatatacatacaatgtacatacatgtactacaccTTCACCCACAGTACCACATAACTTTGTGACTAGATGCAGAGATGATCTCGCAAAAAAActgagcaccccccccccctttcccggCCAGTCTATCCAAGACGCCTCTCCCTCCACTCACCAATTATGCCCTTACCCTAAGCCCAGCAAACTTTGTTATCATGAAAGCAAACTTTATAATTTATCGTTAAGTGTGGACAAATCCTATCAACAAGTTGGTTTCGCATCTAGAAATTGTGAGGTTCCACATGGTCAACGCTTGTTTTTATACTTTTCGTTATCTGACCCCCCCGCCCCGCCCAAGCAATGACAACAACACCACTTGCAATGCACATGCGCAATACATTACATTGCACATGCGCAATAATGCATTACGCATGCGCACAGACAACGCTGACAAAGTGACAATATTTTTATCGTCTGCTAAACTCTGCTTTTACGAAAACATTGTTAATTTCTGAGAGATTGTTTGCACAATTCGTCCTGGTCCAACGACAGTTTGGTGTTTCATTGTAAGTAGAATTTACATAGTGTGATTCAGGAGTCAATGTAGTTACGTTTGACGAGTTTATTTCGACAATGAAGTAGCGAAaatctggttttgttttgtggCCGAGATGCACCACActacagtcatgacagtgtTACACACTGACATTGTTACTGGTGTAAGCTAGATCGTAGATGCCTATATCGATATATTAATATTTGCATTCTTGAATGACTTAAATTGCTACATAAACATCTATGGTTACTTGTCAGTCAAAGCCTTTTCAGCATCTAGAAAAGGTGAGAAGACAATGTAGACATTTCATTTTTagaagtgggaggaaaaccccagagaattgttccagggaaaacccacgcagtcaagtagggactgatgaaaaacccaatccacgtgATAGTGCCCGGTTAGGcatggtaggattcgaaccggggtccccagaggtggaaggcgaggctaGACACACCACTGCGCCAACCTGACTTCCAAGAAGTTTCTTTTTTGTGAAATTCTTTTTTGTCATAATGAAAGGGGTTTCCATTTTTACAGCTGTTGTCATTTTCCAAGTTGCTTGCTAAGTCCAAGTCCAGcctttgtttatttaattgtgatgtaggcctatttttgtACAGGACTGTTGTACTCAGTGTTGTGCTTGTTGGGAAAAAAATGGTTTCTTGCAATTTGCACAGATAGAGGCCCAGGGTTAATATACAAAGATTAAGATAACACAATGAAGAAACTGGTTCTCCTTTTCCTTCTGGGgaaagtttttataaaacacataccTATAggcctgttgatagtataggtGTTACCAAGCAGACCCTATGCCCCTACACcccattttgaaaatgtgttttatatttattaataGTGCATATTGCATTTCTTGCAGATGTTGCAGAGGTGGTTTTCAATAAGTGTTTGATGGAGAATGACTACCCACCTGAGCATTACAAGTATTGCATTACATTTGACTATGAGCTTCTTGATGATATGTTCTCCAATTGGGATGATAATTCTTCAGGTAAGATTCCTGTCATAAGGCTGTATCCGGATCCATGATACAAACTCATTTTGAGTATTATTTTTTAGAGTCTCAGCCCCCATCAGATTGTGTACATTGCACTAAGATTTTCATATCACCGTAGACCTAAGTTTTATTGGACTACATATGGCTTGCTGCTTGGTTTACCTTTTCCCATAATTAATCATTTGTTGGGAGTTAAACATTGTTTGGATTTCTCAGTTTTTAATGGTTTCCCCTTTTAAATTGTTAACAGTAAGCCTTGGCCATTTGTGTGTTTCTTTACAATCAATTATGATTTGCTAATAGTTAAAGCTTAAAGTGAATATTCTTTAATCAAAATTCCCCTGGCAATGTCTGATCAATGGATTTGTTGAACTATGTAACTCTAGAACCAAGGTTGAGTCTCTGATTAGCTTTTGGTTTTCATGTTATTTAGCAAATTTATCTCAATGATTATGTACCGTATCcataacaacattttgaaatcactttttgaaaagcctgattcatacttcctgagaatgcgaatgcgatgcgaattgGACATGAATTTGCTGTCACAACTTTTCGCTGCAATATTTGCAAGACAGTTGAGCACGTAcaactcaactgctgcgaattattcgttgcgaatttgtgacgtcatcgttcgtatcgcattcgcaggaagtatgaaccggttAAGTGTTCAACACCCTCTGGGCCACattttgatagagctgcttaagcaggaagtataattgcctaacaattttctgctcagcaaatagGAGCCGGATACCTGTCATAAACTGTCCAATTGTGatatggtatttttacttgtatcCTTAGTCCGGTTGGCAAGCATAATGTTGGGTGCCCCTTAGTGctttagcagctttatgaaacctGGCCTTcatcaaataattttgttcattGGGTGCCAAGAGAAGGGGCAAGTTTCGAGCACCCTCATGCTCAGAGCTCAATGCAAATATTGAGTCCCTGTCACCTGCATTATAACTTACTCATCAGAGGTCAGGGATTCACCTGAGATCATTAGGTTTAATTTGTGGTATGGCTACATCTTACAAACTGCTCtaccacaccccccccccctcctctcgCAGTCTCTCTCTCTAATGATGTGATTCTGCAACTGTACTAAGATGCATCATTGTGAATCTGACTTACAACAGAACATTATCAATTGTTAAACAAAAGTAATTATGCTTCCCTCTCTAAATATTTGAAATCGGTACTATCTGTCATATTTATCACAGGTTGGTCTTGCTGATAACAAAAAGTTGAGGAACCAGTCAAGTTGAACTGCCTTGTTATGTAGGTAAGTGAAATTAATAACTGATATGATTGTGAAGTAAAATAAGACATGTGTCCATaatagactggtgctttgtcaACAATGTCTTTAGTATCAATTtagaaaccacaagggaaacttgtacatttgaaatatttgaggttgaacaaagaaaaactgactagtgggatttgaaccaaacatAAAGTTTACTGCGCCGGCACTCTttaaactgagctatctaacccttgacagtctccctattttgtcaacttGGTGTACATAACTTCCAATTTCCAAATCGATCAGAACTTTAACTATATTTTCTATGTAATTGTAATTCGTTGTTTACTGGTTTTTCTCAATTATTCATTCCTTAGTAGGCCCTATTTGGTGTTCTGCTTTTCAATGTCTTAACATACAAATAGTTGATGAATAATTGATGGGGTGTAAAAAATAAAGGTCGTGAAGAATACGGGTTAAAGGTCTAGAGGAAGTTGCGGAGTAAAGGTCATGAGGAGTTTGGGAGTAAAGGTCAAGAAGAATTCGTTGGGGTAAACAAAAAACTCTGTCCCAAAATTATCTTGATTTTCTGAGGTATTTTATTCTGTTCCTGAGTTCTTTAAAAATTATGCTCCAAGGGTATTATTCATCCAAGGGACTTGCTGTAATAACAATGTATGGCTTATCAAAATACTTTCAATCGGCTTGCAACcctgactttttttttatgagattgGTGAATTATGATTTCTGCATAATAAGCAAAACTTTTAATTACTAAAATTTGTCTTTCTACAATCTCTCAAACACTTGTGCAAAGCTGTAACATGCCATCGTGCCAAGGcttatgtctttttttttacgttAGCACTGCTGATAATATGtcgtacaattaaaaaaattcacattttatttaattaaatttgaagaaTTTTAGCGCCGAAATTATACAAAACTACCTTTTATGTTTGATATTCttagcctttaaaggcagtggacactattggtaattactcaaaataattattacaataaaacctttcttggtgacgagtaatggggagaggttgttgatggtataaaacattgtgagaaacggctccctctgaagtgccatagttttccataaagaagtaattttccacgaatttgatttcgagacctcggatttagaacttgaggtctcgaaatcaaccatcaaacGCATACAagttcatgtgacaagggtgttttttctttcactattatctcgcaagttcgataaccgattgagctcaaattttcacagctttattattttatgcatatgttgagatacaccaactgtgaaggctagtctttgacaattaccaatagtgtccactgcctttaaatttgaaaaatttaagCACCGAAAATATACACAACCATGTTTGATATTCTTAGCCTTTAAGATGGGTCACCAGTTACGATGGCTGTTGACATATGGAATTACGGGAAGATATAATTGCATTAGATAACCTCGTAACGTACTGTAAAGTGGTTCCACAATGTACCGAATAAAATGCGTTCCTCGCCGTTTCTAACattatcaaatttgtctttCAAGAGATGGAAAGAAAAGATCATttgaattgtttgtttaaagtgGTTCACTGTACGTGACGTCAGACGTTAATCAATACTCTCCCCGCGTGCAATACTATAAGCTCCTTTGCAGTAGTAGCCCTgaccccgatttcacgaaactcatcgcaagtagcgacgcatcgtagggtttgcgaactcgtcgccagacctataagacacgctgcggctgcgacgagttcgcaacttacgacgtgtaatcggtcgcaacttgcacttgcaaCGCGTCGCAGCGcgtcgtgaaatcgggggctggaaCGATGCTAGCTGCCAATCTTCCCAAACGAATATCACCACAGCTTTTAGTGTCAGTGCGGATTATGCACGCTTGCATTGAAATGGTTTTAGTATAGGCCTATACTAAATATCACATTAAGAGCCTTTTTGGTTGATTTGTTTTGACTCAAACTGAATGGTACGGTATAGGGGGCGGTGACCATGATTGTGATTGATACCAAGGTTGCTCTTGACGTTGTAATCGTTCTGTAATCAAGTTTCAATCAAGTTCCATCTTACGGGTTACTTGGCTTCAAGCGCAGCCTTGTCGCAAGGCTTATTACGCAAGCTGCCCGCTTCGAATTCACCTGAGCCAAtcatagagctactaagcaccgtaaatttgcttagcatgacatttctttcttgataaaaacagaactaCCAGgaaaatttatatttgttgcatattgcttgttattggtattcaggtgttgtttgcttatcttgaAAGCACGTACAAATTTgggtggtaatcctgtttttatcgaggcaaaaaTATCATGCTAAGCGAATTCTTGTGCCTAGCAgttctaagaaattgggcccaggtaccAGGTACCGACAAGGTTGTGCAATACCATGTGAAGTATATCGTGGGGTCGAAGAATATTTTTTCAACCTCGAACAATGAAGCCGAAAACGAAATCGCTGTCGAGAAACCCTGCTTCGACCTCACGGTATATCAAGTACTGCTAGCGAATTCAAAGTTGGGTGCTTGCGGTAAAAGGCTTGGGACAAGGCTactccaaccatggaggaagaaatccTTCAAGCTCCAATCATAGAGCAATGACAGCTCTAGTGACCAGTGCTCGAGCTGCGTGATTAATTACACTAGTCAGGCATATAACATCTGTCAAAAGCTAATGTGAAATTAGAAAAGAGTGTGTCTTGCCTGAGTTTGATTGAGAACATGGCAGCTCTGCTATTGTGACTTACATTATTTCGACCTCTTCCACATCGGTTGGTTAGGTCACTTTGGTTTTAtgaaagtgattttgttttatcagcTAGGCGCATTCATATGCTTCCAAAAATATACAACCCAGCTCAACTCACACTGATCCTCCTATCGTAggatttaataacaaacctgtgtaaatgtGAGCATAATCCCAGTGTAAGCCAGGAAAAAATATGGTGAAAACACGTGTAAAATGTTCAGAacaaacacattgtccttaagTTTGGTCGTACAACCATATAGCTCTACGCGTACAACCAAATTCTGCTGTTTaatacacatttatttatatttaaatatgacttcatttcagagggaaatatttcacagaagaAAGTTATGAATTACATTATCAGTACAgactcaaattaaaaaattatgtttttatccTAGTACATTTAATGCcataataaataacaacattGTAAGTTACTggacacaaaatataaaatgcATTTCCACAAACTGCTCGTGATGATAAAAGTGCGGTAACAGCTAGGACAATCGGGTTTAGGTGAAGCAATGGCTTTTAAGCCTACTCTATACagactgccgtcgatttcacaaagagttaggactcgccttatctcgagataggacgagttactcgtcctaacttaggattaatcttaaggtctgcatgctacagtgcagggttgggactcgtcctaagtcataagattaatcctaagttaggaagagtttggtgaaatcgacggctggacacatAGCACAAGAGACTTGAAGGCGGTTTAGTCAAAGTTACTTCACAAAAGATATAATGCATTTAAAATGTGATGACCTAGAACGATGATAAATACAAGTGCTACAATTCTGTGTTTATGGTTATTAAGCTCCCTTAATGTCTATTTGCGGTTAAGCACTTAAGCGGTGCCCCCATTTTGGCTCATTTCAAGGTTAattctttgaaatattttttttctgcaaattttCGATGAACAGACCTTTAGCAAATGATCTTAAATaatatgaagagaagttgtgcTACTGGTATAATCTTGATTGGTTATATGGGTTAAGTGAattaggccaagaaaaaaaaataccagttgatcgtccagaTTTTAAGCGACTTACGAATAGCAAGATGTCCTACCTATACTAGCCACGATGTAAAAACTACACGAGTCTTATATAACGTGTTAACAGCTAACTTGTGTTTTGGcttaaatatttgaaagtgTGAAACCCTCGTTTATATAACATGAAACCCTCGTAACAAAGGTCTTGTTCAGACACGTGACATATCTTAAGTGTTATTTGCATGAAGAGCAGCGATTATGTAGCGGATATGGTACCTGTATGTATATATCATACGGTGTGTATATACCATTTTTGGAATTTCTGataattttctttcaaaattgtACGAGAACTTcagattaattttgtgtttatgaGTTCAGTTGTAGAAGTGACTACAATACCATTGCGTTATACACTAGTTCTATAGGACCCTTCCTCTGTGCTGTATACAGAAACATGAAAGTGAAAGGCCTCCAGAGCTATGGTATGCACATTTACTGTTTATCTTTCGACGCGATTGAGGGTTTGCATTTCGAGTTGAACTTTCTATGCTATTTGTGGCTTATGGTGACTTTTTATAGCAAGCACTTTGTCAAAATGCCAAACTTGAATGTTGTTAATGTTGTATTTATTAAGCAACATTTAAGTTTGCCGATACTGTCCCGGGTGCCGTGCCACTACCAGCATAGGCGCTTGTGGAGGCAGTATTTCCTACCGTGTTTTTGCAACATGCAGCAATACCAAGAGCCTGTTTCAAAGCTAGACGATACTGCTTACTTTGAAACCCATAAATGAACGGGTTCACGCAGGAATTACAGAATGCTATCAGTACACTTGCGTGGTAATACCAAGCGGAGAAGTCCAGGTTCCAACCGCACATGTAGGCGAAGAACATAAACTGATTTGGTGCCCAACAAATCGCAAATGTCACCACTACGATCAGTAGCATCTTGATGACTTTCTTACGAGCACGAAGAAGATCCCTGGATAGCTGGTTCTCTCTACCATCGCTCAGTGATTGGCGCACAGCCATTGCACTCTTATGCAAATTACTCATAATCTGCCAATAGGAGAGACCCTGCAGAGTCAATGGGATGAAGTAGATAACGCTAAAGACTGCTACACCAACAAACTTCTGCCAAGCGTCACTTGGCCAACTGATGAAACATCGGCCATTGCCATCATTGTGAAATATATACAGAAAATAACTGTTCACTACCATCCCTCCTACCCATAAGCAAATGATCATGATGGTAGCCTTCTTGACAGCGAAGACGGCTTCATATCTTAAAGGATGCACAATACTGAAGTACCTTTCTAAGGTAACGCAAGTCAATGACAGCACAGAGGAGACGAAGCTTGCCCACAGAGGGAACTTGGAGAGAAGAAGACGGCACAGAAGCTCACCACCAAAGCCCTTGGGTACGGGAATCACAAAACCTGTATATAGGGAAGGGATTATAGTTACATACATTTCTCACCAATACAATCAGAATCAAGATTCCAAATTTCATCATCTTGAGACCTTGTCTTGGTTGTGAAGATGAGTATAGGCAGGAATGGTGTCAAAGTTGTATGACTTCCTATGGAGGACTTTACATTGCGGTGCGTAACTTGAGACACAATAATGGTTTGGTTGGATGTTCAGTTATTTAGAAAGCACCTTTGAAGGAATTGCTTTCTTTTTCTTGTCAATTGATACTTTGGGAGGATGTCAAGCCAACaaagtttatattttattaatttaaaaatctgTGTTTCAACTATTTTGGGTTTATCTGATGTGAACAGTGTTGTCAGTagataaattaatttcaaatatCGTTTAACTTTTTGCAAACCACGTTTTCAATATagaagccattatacactaccggtacattaaaaaaagttcacagatttacaagcaACTTAGAGGGTTTtcagaaagtaatggtgaaagacttctcttgaaatattattccatgaaatgctttactttttgagaaaacattaaaacaatatcaattctctatagcgagaattacgaatttattttgaacacatgtcatgacacgaggaaacgtgcggaaacaagggtgggttttcccgctattttctcccgttattttcaggtttgttattttatatagaagttgtgatacacgaagtgtgggccttggcgatactgtttaccgaaagtgtccaatggcttaaaggaCAGTCATATTAAGTCTAAGGACATAATGTCCTTACTGTGATATTTTTGATTAAAGTTTCACCATAACAGACCAAGGAATCCACTATATAATTTATAAATAGGAAGAGGATTTTTTCCCTTCTCTGTATACAGCTTTTTGACCTAATGTCGCTGACTTTCTTATTACTTTTATTCTGTTAGTCACTATATCCATAGATGGGATTGGATTTTGTGCCGCTGAGACCAACTTTTCTTTTAGAAGAGATTCAATGACGAGTAAAAAGCGAAGAAGCAAAATCATCTTCACAATGCCATACTTGACCGATTCAGCCCCAGGGAATTAACATTAAATCTATAATGACATGCACGTCTGGAAATAACATTGAAAGGTTCCCAAAACCACTTACTTTGATTAGAGTAATTAAATTGATAAAAGGTCGTGGGGACTTAACGTGCCCCTATCATGTTTGATGAATTCTACATGCTGATTGGTCGTTGTGCTAATTGGAAACGAGCGGTAGGAAATTAAGATAGTACTGATCTACGAATAAGTTGTGTTACATATAACGGACTATTCTATCAGATTAGTTTCAAATGacctgtaattaaaaaaaatcaactgtCGGTCCATTTCATAAACATGTTTTCCCATTGCTTGCTTGATCACACATGTCACTGTATGTTGCAGAGTCCATGTGAACGATATATACATTTTTTCGAACTTTAAAAAGTTCAAATTTAACcatttcatttttaattcatACTGAATACAtacttgtggtttatattgaatacatatttatcaacaatttaacaaatttaatatctGAACATCTTATTACAGGTGCATGGTAAGTGAAATATTAACAATTTTGCTTTATACAAGATAAACTATACATACACTGTATATATGGTATCAACCCACTACGTACAGATTCGATTTTTTAGGCGCGCGTTGTGCATTTATATTTTGCTGCGGGAAGGTACGTGTGAAAAGACAAACAAGTTTGTTTACAATCTCAGCTGAATGATTTTGCCTCAAACGACCCACAACACATCACTGGGATCTATTCACGGAGGttaaatttttcatttcaagacatttatttccattccaaCAAACGATCAACATTACAATAACAACGATCAGTATTGAGCAGAATTGGAAATGGGGGCAAACCAGAAAAGCCAAAGCTTGTGATAGGAATGCCCAGACCATCCTAGACTATAACAATATACTAATATAAACATTAGTGAGAGTAGGTACGATGTGGCTTCAAATGGAACTTATAacactctctaaatgcaaaagagtgaaaatcactctttgaagagccatatgagggacaactccttttcgagtggtcttccactttTTGAGATTGAAGTTCGCATTTTTTTCAGTGATTTTTCTCTCTATCCttgagtgaaacccctctaaaagagtgaaataaccaccactctttttaaagagctatatgagggacaactctaaATGTAAAGAGCtgtgttttcactcttttacatttagagagtgaTGAAGTGGTAGCCCAGACCTTCTCATCGGCTCGATCTGTCTAATTATTGGGGTGTAGTTATATCATTGTTATATATTATTGAATCTGAAAAAGggcaattgtttttcttttacgaGTATAAAGAACAAATCATTCCCCGGTTGGttaaaaaacaattgtgtttgtgacatttatacggaatatattttgttttgtaacatACTTACCGAGATGTAGCGGTATGAGGAAAACGGATACGATGAAATCACAGACGGCCAAACTCACGATGAACATGTTGGTCAGATTTTGTAGCGATGGTACCCTTGCTACAGTAAACATGACCAAGAAGTTACCGGTGATCCCAAGTACAGCTATGATACCATAGACGGCTCGTAACCAAACCTGGTCCTCGAAGGCTCCCTCTGCTGACCATCCTCCTCCTCCTTCCTTCTCAATCAGCTCATCTTcgctattcatctcagatccaACTGATAATTCTACACGATGCACGTAGTGTCTTAACAGCCCCTCTTAATTGGATGCCTAAAActcttaaatatatttattcaaTTGTTGGAAATACGTCTTACTGAACGTGTCTGTTGTGATGTTCGTATTTTACGTCGACATCATCAGATACGAAAGTTGTGAAAAGAGAAAAATACGACGGATTGGTGAGAACTTGGAACACTAGAAACCTCCACAGTTAATGCTGTGTACACTTGGTGTCCTCGCTCGGTCTAAAATATTGGCAATCCAACTGGGTACCCAACTATATAGAATGGCTCAGCCCAGACACGTGATGTGTGACGAGCTAATGACGTCACATTGTGTTTGCCCATggtctttttgtgtgtgtttatttactttttgtatTACAAAACTACTTCATGTTTAAAACATCCTGAACATTCCAAAGGCATTCAGAACTAGACTGACTTTTATCCCTAGAACAACTTGAGTTTTCTCTGCGGGTTTGGGATGCATTTCAGTGGTGACCAAAATCATCTTCAAGGTCGTCATTTTATACGTGATGGTataaagttaattaaaaaacaacgagcgattaaaaacatttatacaGTGTTCAGGCTGGTAACTTTTCGGCAGGTCGcctcttctttttttataaCCATAGAAAAGTGAACAAACATAGTACAGAGTATTTTAATTACAAAATTGCATAGCAGAATAACGATTTGAATATAAAGCATGTTATTATATCAATTTTATAGCGTTGGttcatatacaaaaaaaaatgttggtctCAGATAAACCAATGGTGGCTGTTGCCGCTTTGCTTCTACCTTCCCCTGCCCTTTCCCTCTATAATTATGATAATGATTGCCTGATATTATCTCAGCTGTACCATAAGGTAACCTTTACTTAAGAATGTACCCTCTGATGGCCTGCTCCATATATGTAATCTGGGTaacatttgagttcaaatttcttgtggattttgtGACAATATTTCATCCTTTTTCAGAAGTTAACTTCATGGACTGCTTTTCAGAAATTagttaaacaatgtcacgaaaaatCATTTTCGGCTTAGGCGACGAAAATCATTTTAGAATGTAGTACAACGTATACTTACCAGTACTGGTAGTTGAATATCATAACTTATATATTAtataacccacagcacccatcaattaatattttaagggaagctttctaccatcattatctttaaaccatgtacaagtttaatgtaaatctggacattgtgttttgtgtcatacaattTTTGCCATcccaggttggaaaactatggaaagccaaaAATGCAAACAGTTTGCTATCTGTTTGAAACAacgttacaaaacaaaata
This genomic interval carries:
- the LOC139946921 gene encoding somatostatin receptor type 4-like, encoding MNSEDELIEKEGGGGWSAEGAFEDQVWLRAVYGIIAVLGITGNFLVMFTVARVPSLQNLTNMFIVSLAVCDFIVSVFLIPLHLGFVIPVPKGFGGELLCRLLLSKFPLWASFVSSVLSLTCVTLERYFSIVHPLRYEAVFAVKKATIMIICLWVGGMVVNSYFLYIFHNDGNGRCFISWPSDAWQKFVGVAVFSVIYFIPLTLQGLSYWQIMSNLHKSAMAVRQSLSDGRENQLSRDLLRARKKVIKMLLIVVVTFAICWAPNQFMFFAYMCGWNLDFSAWYYHASVLIAFCNSCVNPFIYGFQSKQYRLALKQALGIAACCKNTVGNTASTSAYAGSGTAPGTVSANLNVA